A region of Pseudanabaena sp. BC1403 DNA encodes the following proteins:
- a CDS encoding zinc metalloprotease HtpX has product MMSLKAGKEALLRKHYTEAIAILTEYSQESTDLSSKDYIQAQIWLVSAYKKTGRADKAIAICEQLATTSDPQLQKWAQKSLITLQKALDAPTDDRIKRNEDVASVIKSDPRRYRKKDVTLSLPSRYTYFLIAAIVLTILAIIGLQFLIGYGISRIFTDFFSEAWLTTTAIITTIFSILLFFMSPWIIDITQKQYHRIQWITLADLDEKSPESVEIIENFCEKYNIFVPRLGWIEDDAPVAFTYGVISNSARIVVSRGLFECLDDDEIAAVYAYQLGRIRNKSFAVLTFVSAPVQVLYYIYVLLSRQSYRAKSAKQVWQVVATFANILYSLSNYLLVWLSHASTIVSDRFAAELTGNPNALARALPKMARQMLPYNQPAMPTNRLLESTRAIGICDRQTMTAIGLAMEIAHSGQTDQDPYRVFLWELFNPWRRWLEIHSTHPLVGKRMKFLAGYSKQLGLLTEYDFAELLKEEKKLNKKLLYRNFWRDLLIQVSPVVGVAIAIIAAMLLSQLFNRWLLLSLSMIGLGLGFMLQGSLRYPDFRKVADTDLVSLLIDPYASYVQGIPVQIPGELLGYGTDEFYIGYSMRLEDQGGLAFINYIPNFRQWIIDPSNTIKNLEILCDRSVIATGWFRRGKFPIIDLSTLQPIMEDRPKQRASLTSYHQFWNNIGSSILVLMGLSLLLLTSRLF; this is encoded by the coding sequence ATGATGTCACTAAAAGCTGGCAAAGAGGCTTTATTGCGAAAGCACTACACTGAGGCGATCGCCATCTTGACTGAATATAGCCAAGAGAGTACCGATCTAAGCTCTAAAGACTATATACAAGCCCAAATATGGCTAGTTTCAGCATACAAAAAAACGGGGCGTGCCGATAAAGCGATCGCTATTTGTGAGCAATTAGCAACAACTTCTGACCCACAGTTGCAAAAATGGGCGCAAAAATCCTTAATTACACTTCAGAAGGCGCTTGATGCTCCAACTGATGATCGGATCAAGCGGAATGAAGATGTCGCCTCGGTCATCAAATCAGATCCTCGTCGTTATCGCAAAAAAGACGTTACCTTATCGCTTCCCTCTCGTTATACATATTTTCTGATTGCGGCGATCGTGTTGACGATCCTTGCAATTATCGGTTTGCAATTTTTAATTGGTTATGGAATTTCGCGAATTTTTACAGATTTTTTCTCTGAAGCTTGGCTAACAACAACGGCGATTATTACAACGATATTCAGTATTTTGCTGTTCTTTATGTCGCCTTGGATTATCGACATTACACAAAAGCAATATCATCGTATTCAATGGATTACGCTTGCCGATCTAGATGAAAAAAGTCCTGAATCTGTGGAAATCATTGAGAACTTTTGTGAAAAGTACAATATTTTTGTGCCACGACTGGGATGGATTGAAGATGATGCTCCTGTGGCTTTTACCTATGGCGTAATATCCAACTCAGCTAGAATAGTGGTCAGTCGTGGGTTATTTGAGTGTCTAGATGATGACGAAATTGCAGCGGTTTATGCCTATCAGCTCGGTCGGATTCGGAACAAGAGTTTTGCAGTTTTGACTTTTGTTTCTGCGCCCGTTCAAGTTCTCTATTACATCTATGTCCTCCTTAGCCGCCAAAGCTATCGTGCTAAAAGTGCTAAGCAAGTCTGGCAAGTCGTTGCTACCTTTGCCAATATTCTTTACTCTCTTAGTAATTATTTGTTGGTTTGGCTTTCTCATGCGAGTACGATTGTCAGCGATCGCTTTGCCGCAGAGCTAACTGGGAATCCCAATGCACTGGCAAGGGCGCTCCCAAAAATGGCGCGGCAGATGTTGCCTTACAATCAGCCTGCCATGCCCACCAATCGGCTTTTAGAATCGACAAGAGCAATTGGCATCTGCGATCGCCAAACCATGACTGCGATCGGGCTAGCGATGGAAATTGCCCATTCAGGACAGACCGATCAAGATCCCTATCGAGTATTTCTCTGGGAACTCTTTAATCCTTGGCGGCGTTGGCTAGAAATTCATTCTACTCATCCATTGGTTGGAAAAAGAATGAAATTTTTGGCTGGATATTCCAAACAATTGGGGCTGTTAACAGAATATGATTTTGCGGAACTATTAAAGGAAGAGAAGAAACTTAATAAAAAGCTTTTATATCGAAATTTTTGGCGCGATTTATTAATTCAAGTCTCCCCAGTTGTCGGTGTTGCGATCGCAATCATTGCTGCGATGCTGTTATCACAATTATTTAACCGATGGTTATTACTCAGCCTATCAATGATTGGTTTAGGTTTAGGTTTTATGCTGCAAGGCAGTTTACGCTATCCAGATTTTCGCAAAGTTGCCGACACCGATCTGGTGAGCTTACTGATCGATCCCTATGCCAGCTATGTCCAAGGCATTCCTGTGCAAATCCCAGGCGAATTACTAGGCTATGGCACTGATGAATTTTATATTGGCTATTCGATGCGGTTGGAAGATCAAGGCGGTTTGGCTTTTATTAACTACATTCCCAATTTCCGTCAATGGATTATCGATCCTTCTAATACAATCAAGAATCTAGAAATCCTCTGCGATCGCTCCGTAATTGCGACAGGCTGGTTTCGACGTGGTAAGTTCCCAATTATTGATCTATCAACGTTGCAACCAATCATGGAGGATCGCCCCAAGCAACGCGCCTCTCTTACCAGTTATCACCAGTTCTGGAACAATATCGGCAGTTCAATTCTAGTTTTGATGGGTTTATCTCTTTTACTATTAACTTCTAGATTGTTCTAA